The DNA region tttctttcttttcttttttttgagagagagagagagagagagagagagagagagagagagagagagaatattatttaatgtttattttccagttttgggtgggcacaacatcttcattttatgtggtgctgagggtggaacccagcgccccgcgcaggccaggggagcgcgttaccgcttgagccacatccccagccccacttttcttttttaaagggatGTGGCTCGGTTTTAAGCAGGACTTTTGCAGCCTCCGGACTTACCACGGTGAGCGGACGAGTAGCCCACTTCCCGGGGCGGGACGTGGGGGCCGCCGGGCGCCGGGCAGGGCGCGCCCTGGGGACCTGGTGTCATGAGCCTCCGGGCCGCAGGCGGCAGCAGCGCGCGGCGGGGCCGGACACAATGTAGCGGCCGAGGCGCGACGGGTTACAATgtagcggcggcggcggcggagttGTGGTGAGCGCAGAGCGGCCTCCGGGCGGCGGGCCCGGCCAGCGGGCGGGGAGCGGGAGCGCTGGGCCTCGGGCGCGCCCGGCCCGCCCGGCAGGACCTCCTGAAGCCCGGCTTCGGACGCGGACGCCGGAGCGCAGAGCCGGCGGGAGGCCCCCGCGCGCCCGAGGCAGGGTTCGGACTCGCGGCCCCAGCTGCCCACCCTCTGGTCCTCTCCCGGGAGCGCCAGGCACTTCCATCTGGCAGAGTTTAGGACCTAGACGGAGGGACCTTTCCACCCAGTTAACTGTCACCGTCAGGATGGGACCCGGGAGGCCCAAAGACCCGCATCACTGTGCCTTCCTCAGCGATGCTGGGTTGCCCTGAGCCTCGGGTTTCCCCTCTATGAAATGGGTGGGCGTGGGGCAGACTGAGCCCCACAAGGACCTGAGCATCCCCAGGGTGCCTTCGGGTGGTGGGTGAAGGTGGAGATACGGGTTGGGGGAGGTTTGTCTCTGCAGCCAGCTTCATTGGTGGATAGTCCTTAAAGGAATGGTAACCCTGTCCCTGGGCACACCTGGGTCCTGGCAGGCCTTGTTTAAGGTACAGATGAAGTGCACTTTGTCCCCCTCCAGGGTGAACTCTCAGGACCTCCAGATGACAGCTGGAATGGTAGCCAGGTGGGCAGGACATGGGGGGTCTGATGCATGTATCCTGAAGATATCCTCAGCTTCAGCTCAGTGTCCCTCTGCCCCTGGGGCTCCTCTGGCTACACTCTGAGGTTTCTTTAATCGCTATGTTGGCAGTCACCTCCACTACAAGAGGGGAGATCTCTAGAGGGCAGAGGATAGAGAGTGGggttctttcctctctctctcccctttcttgcCTGTTCCTTTCTAAGTTCAAGCCAGAATAATGGGTGCAGAGCTCTGTGGGGTGACTTTGAAGGGAATGGTTTGCTGGCTCTCTACTAAAGTCAGCAGCTGTACTCTTGCAGCCATGTGCTGGGACATCATCTATCTGCCCTCAGCAGACAGGGAAACTTGATTCCCTGACCAGTCAGGAGAGAAACTAGCACTGAGAGGTCAAATGACACCACTGCTTCATCCATCCACTGCCTCTGTGCCAGGCCTGGGGGGTGACAATGCCACTCAGGAGTTGAATAAAAGATGCTGTTTCCTCTGGAGACTGCAGCCCCAAGACAGTTGCTGGGAAGTGTAAAGATATTGAGTCTCAGGCTAAGGTTTGCAGGGAGAGCTCCTGGGGGTGGCTTCCAAGCCCTCTACTCCAATTCCTTTCTATTGGGCTCATTATCATGTGATAGTTTTCTCAGCAGCAACTTTGGGCTGCTGACTTTAATGTCTATATGAATATTTAACCTCTCATCCACTTAAGGAGGCATGTTCTCCCTGACTATAGGCAATGTGGTCCTGTAGCTCATCACTaggaaagccagaatttaaatCAGAGTTGCCATTCTCAACAATAATGGTAACAATGATAATAACAAGTTGTAGCTGGTACTTATCATGGGCATACTATGTGCTGGCCAGCACTTTCAGAACTTTGTATTAACCAATATTTACGATAGCCCCATATGGTACTATCATATCTTCATTTGAGAGATGAGAAGTTGGAAGTAGAGAAATGTGTAGGCTTTTACCCAAGTCATGTAGTGGGGAACTGGCGGAGCTGGGGTTTAAATTGGGCTTGCTCATCTTAACACCAAGAGGCAACTAGGGTGAAGAATCAGGTTTTGTTTGAGCTGCAAAAGACAGAACTCTATCCCCAATAACAGTGGTGTGAACGGAAGTTTGTGTCTGTCTCACTTGAAGGAACTTCGCAGTGAGTGCTCAGGGCTCAGATGGCGTCTCCTGCAATCTTGTCATTTGGCCATCGCATTGTGGCTTCTATGTCCCTGCCCAAGGTAGTTGCTCCAGCTCTACTCAGTACATCTTCACCCCAGACagcaaaagggaggaaggaaggactgCAGAGGGGCAGCCCTCCCTTTAAGAACAATTCCCAGAAGTCTTGTGTGATCTTTTTGTTCATTTCCTATTGGTCAGAACATAGTCACATTACCATGTCTAGCTGCAGGAGAGACTGGGAAATCATGTGACAAGCCAAAAACCAGGACTCCCCACTCAAGATGAAGGCGTCAGTGAACATTGGGAGTGCGTAATCTCTCCTGCTGTTCTCTGGGTGCTTGGGAGGTGGGTATCAGATGGCTGCCTCCGACTCTGGTGCCCAGTGTGAGCCACCCGTAGTCACCAGGTGATAGTGAGAGGCCAGGCTTGAGCCACAGCACCTTCATCCTCTTCTGTACCTTCCCGTTTTGACCCAGGAGCTGCCTGTCAACAGGTGCTGGCTCCTGCCAGACTAGAACTCTGGCTGCCCAACCCATACTCCCCATCAGAGGCCTAACAAGCAGGACAGGATCCACAGGTGGTGTGGAGCTCCTGACTCCAGTGTAAGGAcagcatggggctggggtggggctgttTAGCTGCCAGTGAGGTGACACTGTGACCCAGGGCAGGGCCTTTCCCTCTGGACTCAgttctcttccatttcttttggGTGAGGGAGCAGAGGAGAAGTCACAGGATTGTCTTCGTATTTGAGACTGTAACAGGTATGGAAGAAGCATAACCAGTACCCATGGACTTACTACACAGCTTTGAAAAATTATCTTTTGACTTCCTATGATAGtaaatcttttctgtttttgtttttttctttctttatacaaTGGATTTAaaccagggttgctttaccactgagccacatccccagccctactttgagacaggatctcactgagttgcttaaggccttgctaagtagctgaggctggccttgaacttgtgatcctcttgtctcagccttctaagctgTGTGCGCCACTGTACCCTGCCTATAATAGTAAATCTTACCAAGAGCTTATTTTGTGCTCAACTTCTGTGAACCAATTTCACCTGGAAAGTGGCTGACTTGTGGATGATGGAATGGAGGCAGAGGGAGACTGTGGAGGGAACAGGGGCAGAGAGGTTGAGGAGTGTGACCCAGCTAATTAAGTGGGAGCCGTATTTGGCTGCCCGTGTTCCTGCCCAGCCAAAGCCCTTCCTTCCGGCCTTGAGTCCTTAGCCCGGTGTGTCCTTAGTTTGTTGAGTCCTGTGACGGGAAAGAACAGTCACTGATCCTTGACTAGGCACTTCCTTCTTGTTACCTTGGAGGACCAGGCACAGAGCTGGGGGAAGGTCCAGGTCatgtggctctcagcaggactGGAGCCCAGACCTGAGAGGTGCCAGCATAGTCTAGAACCTGGAGGCCTTCCTGGAGCAGGGGGCAGGTGGGCCCTGCCAGTCACACAACAGACAGCAAAGCAGGGTGGGCCCGGCACTGGCTGCAGTTCCAGGAGTTGTGGTGGGAAAGGAGCGCTTAGGTTGGGATGGAGGATCCCAGTTGTAGGAGACGTGTCTCAGGGAAGTGGGCCAACAGCAAGGGCATGGAGGACTTGGCCGAGTGAGGCCAGTTTAGACGTATGGGGGACCCCAGCGCTGGAGCCCTATAGTGTCTGGGGTAAAAAAACCCTGAGCTGGGAGGGAAGACCTGGGTTCCAGAGCATCTGGCTGGGCACCCTTGGATAAGTCATATACATGACAGACATCAGAAGGGCCTGTCACTGTGGACTTCCCCAGGGGAGCCTGCCAAGGGGCCTGGAGGGGGTCTGGAGGTGGCTGAGGGAGAGTCTGAGGATGGAGGCTGTAGTGTGGGGATGCTTCCTGAAAGAGGCAGGGGTTTTCGGGAGTGGGAATGCTCCATGGTGAGGCTGGGACCTGGGTCCTCATCTCGCCCTGCCTGGCGTCCGCAGGTGGAATGCTATGGAATATGATGAGAAGCTGGCCCGGTTCCGGCAGGCCCACCTCAACCCCTTCAACAAGGAGCTGGGGCCAAGGCAGCATGAGCAGGGACCTAGTGAGCAGGCCCTGGACATTTCTTCTGAAGGTAGGTGCTGGGGGACTCTGTGGGCCCCCTGACCCTTCTCCCAGCCCACCACCTTTCCCCCCACTGCCCTCTCCAGCAGGCTTTCTCCCAGAGTGGGTTCCCCATGGCACAGTCCTTTCTGCCTGCTCTGTGGATTGCTTCTGCCTTCCTGCCAGCAGGAGCTTTTGAGGGCAGGGGTTTGTGTCTGGTGTGCCACTGCTGaatcccagggcctggcacatagtcCAGGCTCAGAGGACACTTGTGGAACGAACTCAGAGCCAAGACTGGTGGGGGAGTTAGCAGGTGGAGCTTCCTGTGCAGAGGCCCCTGCTCACCTAGGGGTCAGCAGGGTATGAATCCAGGAACTGCCGAGGTGGCCTGAGTGCACACCGGAGTGTGGACTCTGTGTTATAACTGTTCAGTGgctacaccacacacacacacacacacacacttcctttttttcagaaattcagtTGCTTTTTTGGCTGTGTAGAATCAGTGCAGAGTCCATGCAGTTATACATGAGGTATCTGCTGTAGAAACTGAGATGTTTCTATAAAGCTATCTTGTGGGCCTCTTTTAGCACCATTGAATACCATTccacctcatcttttttttttttttaatatttatttttcggttttaggtggacataatatctttattttacatttatgtggtgctgaggatcgaacccaggcccttgcacgttctaggcgagcactctaccactgagccacagtcccagcccctccaCCTCATCTTTTTGAATTAAACCAAATGGGCGTGCAGAACTGAGCAGGCCCAGCTCCCCATGCCTCCTTCCTGTGTCTGCCTGCGTCCCACTTCCCAGCTCCAGTGGCCCAGCTTCCTTCCTGGGGGTGACGAGCATGAGAGAGAGCAGGCTGACTTTCCTCCCTACCACCCTCCATGCCCACCCTCTCTTCCTCCAGAGGCCCTGCCTGAGCTGCCCCCTGGGGAGCCTGAGTTCCCCTGCTCCGAGCGCGTGATGGATCTCGGCCTGTCTGAGGACCACTTCTCCCGCCCTGTGGTGAGGTTTGGgtctgggaggggagaggggctggacCATGAGGTCTGAGGTGTGCAGTCTTCCCTCCCCAGGGAACCACCATTTTCAGGTGTTGACAGTCCCCTCCTCAGCCAAGTGCCCTGGAGCTCGAGTCGGAGCCTGTTGGAGAGCAGATGGAGAAAGCCTGGGTCTGCAGCTTGAGAACCTGGGCTTCCGCCCTCCTCTAGGCTCCTAGTCCAGACTCTTGGGGAGCAAGTGTGAGGACTGGTTCCCTTGGGGGTCACCAGGGGTCTTGCAGATATGCAGTAGAGTGAGGGTGGATGAGGGAAAGCAGGAGGCCTTCCCTGCCTCCCCAGCCGCCCAGCACTGAAGGGCCACTCTGGCTTCTTCTACATGAAGTTCTACAAAAGCATTTCTTTGAATGAAAAGTGAATGTGGAAGAgctggaattattttaaaagttagaaagcCTTTAGTTTTATGCAAACTATCTCCAACTTTTATTTGAGAGAAACACAGTAAAATCAGAATGTAACTTAAAAAGATTTAGCCAGAAGTCACTCAATgctaattcatttttcattttgtatgtgGCCTTAAAACGTTGCCCATGCAGATACCTGTCTTTATCTTTATCATAACATTTTGAATACTTCCTTTTGGCCACAGACTTTCCAAGGAGAAGGGAAGGGTGCCTTCTTTCTTTGCCTGGGTCTCTTAGAGCCCAGCATCCCGGTAGATGAGGAAGGCTCCTGAGTGTCAGCCCAACCTGTTCAGCTGCAGGAGCTGCCTCCCTGTGGTCTGTTCTGCGTCTGGGTCTTAGCAAATCCCGGCTAGTCTGGTGGTGGAGGACTCCTCCAGGCTCCTTCATTGGCATTTGTCTGGGCTTGGCAATTGAGCCAAGTGGCCATTTCCTCTCCTTTATGACAACAAGTACCATTTCCCCAGCTTTCCTCTAAGGGGAAGTTCTTTTGAAGTAAGTCAGCcacagtggtgcatacttgtaatcccagtgacttgggaggccgaggcaggagaattgcaagtttaaggccaattttctcagcaacttagtgagaccctgtctcaaaaaaaataccacaccaccaccaccaccaaaccagaactgaggatgtaggtcagtggttaagtgcccctggattcaacccacagtacaaacaaacaaacaaacaaacaaatagtaaGTGAAACAGTAgagccaacaaaacaaaaaacaaaccccagtcaaatttctggaaaaagaaaggaagttaGTGTGCTTGTGTGTGGAGGAGTGGGGACCCCATCAGCTTCCAGCGTGTCACGCAAGCCCTGTACACTGAGCGTCCATCCCAGCCCTTGGAAGTTGGATTTTGGAAAGCACCCTGAATTACTAGGTCTTCAGAAGTCTGTGGGTAGACTAGCCCCGTTGGGGGCAGGCCGTGCAGGATGGATTCTGACTGTGCTGCTAATTCTCCTGGGCTTTGAACAAGTCCTCATCTGGGGGAAGGGCTTGAGGTCTGCTCTGTGCCTAACTGTCCATGAGGACCAGTCTGGCCTCCAAGGGAGAGTCCGAGCAGTGGCCATCTGACTGCTCCCCAACCCGGCAGGGTCTGTTCCTGGCCTCCGATGTCCAGCAGCTACAGCAGGCGATTGAGGAGTGCAGGCAGGTGATCCTGGAGCTGCCTGAGCACTCGGAGAAGCAGAAGGACGCGGTGGTCAGGCTCATCCACCTGCGGCTGAAGCTGCAGGAGCTGAAGGTGGGTGCTGGCCGCCTGTGCCGCAGAGGGAGCCTAGAGCCAGGGCGGTAGCAGTGGGGACAGGAGCACCAGGGTGGCCTCCAGTTCCCTCCCTGGTGTGTCTTTTTGGGCTCTGAGGGGCTGAGACATAGAGGCGTCTAGAAATGCAGAGTGAGAGATGGGCCCGTATCCCATGTGCAGGCGCTTCCCCCTCTTGGTGGCAAGGCACAGAGACCTGACCTGAAGGCGCTTACACGAGAAGGAACGTCCTGTCTTGTTAACCAACAGGTCCTCAGGAATCCTGCCCTCTTTTGTTCTGCTTTCCATGTTTGACCCCTCCTCGGTAGTCCGCAGACAGGTGATGCAGGCACGAGCCAGCAACGGCAGCCTGGCTTTGCGGCAGAGGAGagcttcctttccttttttttttggtggttctggggatggaactggGGCCTCCTGCcagttaggcaagtgctctaccaccgagacAACCCCCAGTCTGAAGCTCCCCTTTGTTAGTGCTGAAGGCAGAAGTCAGTCCTGGGCCCTCCTGACCTCTGATGGCTGGCCCTGCCACATGCCCATGCCTGAAACAAGCACAGCAGCATGCCAGCTCTGGTCATGTGCCCCCCTGAAGCAAGTGAGGGGGGCAATACCTCTTTGAGCCACCTCCTTCTATctggatgaggaggaggagtttCCTGACAGGAGAACAGAAGGAGGTAATGAATCCCAGAGTCCCAAATCCCTAGATGTCCACTGCAGGCCAGTTGTGTTCCTCGGCTTGGCTGTCAATGTGTGCCCTGCAGTGACCCACAATGTGTGTGTGGCCACAGCCTCACTGATTTCCTAATGAAGACTCCACATCAGGAGACCCTGGGGAATCAGTACGGCTGTGGCCACACACACATCCAAAAATTCAGTGGTTTAAAGGAGATTGGTGTGAGATTTTCCTCATGAACAATCCCCCAGGTAGTCGAGGCCCTGTGTGACAGGTCATGGTGTTGAAGACCAAGTCGTCCTTTTTCACTGCTCTGCCATTCCCTGGGGGAGTCCAAAAGGGCTCCACACCACGTCATTTTGGTCTGCACCCAGCCAGCAAAGGGAGAGTAAATCATTCCTGCTCACAGGGCAGACCCAGGTGGCAAGTGGCTGAAAGGGATGCCGGGAAGTGGAGTGGGTGGTCTGTGATCTGCCCCTGACTGACCGTCTTTCTATTGCTAATGGGAACTCGCACTCCTATAAGCAGTGCCTGGAAGAAATAAGTAGAGGGGCTAGAATAAAGGAAAGGAGTTGAGACCAACTCACTGGTGACCCTTTCCTGGCTCTTTGTCTGTAGGACCCCAATGAGGATGAGCCCAACATTAGGGTCCTTCTTGAGCACCGCTTCTACAAGGAGAAGAGCAAGAGTGTCAAGCAAACCTGTGACAAGTGCAACACCATCATCTGGGGACTCATTCAGACTTGGTACACCTGCACAGGTAGGCCAAGACTGAGACCCACTCCTACTGGATAAGCAGTCTAGGTCTCTGGGGCAGGGCAGAGAAGTCCAAAGCTCTGCTTCCAGATGTGGGTCATGTTCAGGTGAATCCTCTATAGTGTACACAGTGGACCAAGACCTATTGTGTGCTGGAGATACAAGGAACAGTTAGGGGCAAAGATCCTGCCTTCACTGGCTTGCATCCAGATCCAAGCTGTCCAGTACAGTGGTCACTAACTATACATGGCCATCAAATTTAAATAGGAATAAATCAGTGGTACTGTCTACATGGCGAGTGCTCAATAGCCACCTGAGGCTGGTGGCTGCCACACTGGACAGTATAGAGAGGACATTTCCATCACTGCAGAAGATTTCCTTGGTTGAAATATCAGACTAGTAAGTGACATGGTAGTAAAGAAACAAGGGAAAGGGAATGGGATGTATGGTGGGTAGAGTGGGTACCACTTTAGGGTGCCCATGTGACATTTAAGCGAATGCCTGGAGGTCAGGGAGCAAGGCAGGGATGTACCTAGGGAGAGGTGTTCTGGCTGAGGAAGCCGTGTGACGAAGGGTCCCATGGCTGAAGTCTTCAAGGAGGAGCAGAAGACAGCGACCGGAGCGTCCTGTGTGAGGAGCTGTGGTGAAGTTGGCTCGTTTGTAGAGCCATAGGTGCTTGACTGCTTTAGACTCTGGCTGCTGAGTTGAGCAGGCGGAAGGAGGGGGCAAAGCCTGAAGGAGAGGTGAGTAGAAGGGGGAGGGTACGAAACTCTGATGGGTACGATGGAGTGACAGGTGGCTGAGGCCATGCCAGCTGGGGGTTTGGGTGTGCAGTGTAAAAGACAAGGGGAGCTGGCATAACTCATGGTGTCTGGGCTCAGCTGTGGATGGATGGAGCTGCTGAAAACCAGAGGGGAAACAGGACTGGGGACGGAACAGAAGAGTGAGAATTCCATTTGGAAAGCTTGGGTTTGGTGGGTGGGAATGGCAGGTTGGCCCCAGGACATGTGTGTCTCGAGTTGAGAGTAAGGCTCAGGGAACTGTGAGGATCTTTAAGGCACTTCTGGGGCCATGCCACAATAAGGTCTTGGATTGATCTGGACACTGCAGCAGAAATGTGCAGGATGCAGAGTGGTCCTGCTGAAGGTCAGCCTGTGCTGCAGGACCCTCCTCTCCACTTCTAAGAGGTCTGGTTGTTCCCACCCAGGGTGTTACTACCGCTGCCACAGCAAGTGCTTGAGCCTCATCTCCAAGCCCTGCGTGAGCTCCAAAGTCAGCCACCAGGCTGAGTATGAGCTGAACATCTGCCCTGAGACAGGGCTGGACAGCCAGGATTACCGCTGCGCGGAGTGCCGGGTGCCCATCTCTTTGCGTGAGTGGTGGCAGGGAGAAGAGGGTGAGGGAGCTGTTCCAGCATGGGTGGTGGAAGGGTTAAGTGAGGGTCTGGGGGTCAGTCCCTGCTCCCCGTCTTTGGGAAGTGACTGACAACTGCACTTCTGACTAAAAGCAAGCTGAGGTTCTAGCTATTTCCTGACTTGCCCACATCTCTACACGGCTGGGACCAAAGCTCAGCTCTGTGGCCTCTGTCACAGGAAGCCCACCCAGGCAGGGACCAGGAGAACCACAGGCCAGCCACACAGAGTGGGTGTTTTGAGACTTACCAGCATTCATTCGTGGGGTCCACGAGCGGTCCTACAgtgggatcctcctgccctgTTTAAATGGTGATCAAACTGAGGGCATAAGCCCCTCAGCCTCATGGCTTAGGGATTGTAGGTCTGGTCTGGAGGGTGGGATCACTGACCCTGCTTTCTATTTTCTGTGGGCTGTGGGCTGGTGAGGCAGGCTGTGGCTGCCACAGTGACCTTGAATGGCTGATCCCCACAGGGGGCGTGCCCAGCGAGGCCCGTCAGTGCGACTACACAGGCCAGTACTACTGCAGCCACTGCCACTGGAATGACCTGGCCGTCATCCCTGCACGAGTGGTGCACAACTGGGACTTTGAGCCCCGCAAGGTGGGGGTTGGGGACAGGGAAGAGGGCCTGGGGAGGGAGAGCCAACTGGCAGGCAAGCGGTGGGTGTGTCCCATGGCCAGCAGGCACGTGAGGGCGGGATTTGGCTCCCTGGGCTGGCGTGGTCACTCCACCACCCCGCAGGTGTCTCGCTGCAGCATGCGCTACCTGGCGCTGATGGTGTCCCGGCCAGTGCTCCGACTCCGGGAGATCAACCCTCTGCTCTTCAACTACGTGGAGGAGCTGGTGGAGATCCGGGTGAGGCTAGGGGCGGGCAGGATGCTGTATCTGATGGATTCAGTTTTCTAGCCGTGGGGGGCCACA from Marmota flaviventris isolate mMarFla1 chromosome 18, mMarFla1.hap1, whole genome shotgun sequence includes:
- the Def8 gene encoding differentially expressed in FDCP 8 homolog isoform X1, which codes for MTAGMVARWNAMEYDEKLARFRQAHLNPFNKELGPRQHEQGPSEQALDISSEEALPELPPGEPEFPCSERVMDLGLSEDHFSRPVGLFLASDVQQLQQAIEECRQVILELPEHSEKQKDAVVRLIHLRLKLQELKDPNEDEPNIRVLLEHRFYKEKSKSVKQTCDKCNTIIWGLIQTWYTCTGCYYRCHSKCLSLISKPCVSSKVSHQAEYELNICPETGLDSQDYRCAECRVPISLRGVPSEARQCDYTGQYYCSHCHWNDLAVIPARVVHNWDFEPRKVSRCSMRYLALMVSRPVLRLREINPLLFNYVEELVEIRKLRQDILLMKPYFITCKEAMEARLLLQLQDRQHFVENDEMYSIQDLLDVHVGRLGCSLTETHTLFAKHIKLDCERCQAKGFVCELCREGDVLFPFDSHTSVCADCSAVFHRDGIYSFEQDLKGAMIQMTPGLCFRKCLYTSSICNCIQMD
- the Def8 gene encoding differentially expressed in FDCP 8 homolog isoform X2, which codes for MTAGMVARWNAMEYDEKLARFRQAHLNPFNKELGPRQHEQGPSEQALDISSEEALPELPPGEPEFPCSERVMDLGLSEDHFSRPVGLFLASDVQQLQQAIEECRQVILELPEHSEKQKDAVVRLIHLRLKLQELKDPNEDEPNIRVLLEHRFYKEKSKSVKQTCDKCNTIIWGLIQTWYTCTGCYYRCHSKCLSLISKPCVSSKVSHQAEYELNICPETGLDSQDYRCAECRVPISLRGVPSEARQCDYTGQYYCSHCHWNDLAVIPARVVHNWDFEPRKVSRCSMRYLALMVSRPVLRLREINPLLFNYVEELVEIRKLRQDILLMKPYFITCKEAMEARLLLQLQDRQHFVENDEMYSIQDLLDVHVGRLGCSLTETHTLFAKHIKLDCERCQAKGFVCELCREGDVLFPFDSHTSVCADCSAVFHRDCYYDNSTTCPKCARLNLRKQSLFQEPDPDLDA